The nucleotide window GCGCGTACACCTGGACCGCCAGCAGCTACCTCATCCTCGCCGCCGCCCAGGAGGAACGGAGGGTCAGCGGCGGGTAGCCGGGCCGAATCAGCGGGCCCGGACCGGACCGGTGCTGGAACGCAACGAGATGGGCGGGCTGTACAGGCGGTGTCGCGGCACGGCGCCGGGCGCCGCGATGATCTCCAGCAGCAGCGACACCGCCTCGGCGCCCATCTCGACCATCGGCACGTCGGCGGCTGTCAACGGCGGGCGGAAATCCTCCGCCCAGTGCTGCGCGGCGACTCCGGTGACGGAGAAGTCGCGGGGCACGGACAACCCGGCGCCGGTCAACGCGCGCTGCATTCCGGGCAGTGCGGCCTCGTTGATGGTGGCCACCGCAGTGACCTCCGGGTGCGTCGCGAGTAGCTGCTCCATACACGCCTCGCCGGAGGCGGTGTCGTCAGCGCTGGAGACCTCCACGCCGGTCAGACCCCGCTCCAGCGCCGCCGTACGGAAGCCGGCCAGCGCGCGATGGCTGGGACCGTATCCGGCGGCCACCAACTCGGCGGACCGGTTCACGAGTGCCACGTGCCGGTGCCCCAGATCGGCCAGGTGCTGCACGCACCGGGCGATCAGCCCGGCGTAGTCGATGTCGATCCAGCTCATCCCGTGCGGCTCGGCCGTCCGACCGATAGTGACGAACGGCAACCCGGCCTTGGTCAGCCGAGTCACCCGGTCGTCCGCCAACCGGATCTCCATCAGGACCACGCCGTCCACCCGGCGACCGGTGACGATCCGCTCGAACGACCGGTCATGGTCGCCGCCGGAGGGCGACAGCAACACATCGAGGTCATGGCGGGCGGCCGCCTCGACGACGCTGGCGACGAAGCCCAGCTGCATGTCGGTCAACCGCTGGCTCGCCGGCGGGATGACCAGCCCGAGGGTGCGGGTGCGCCCCTCCTTGAGAGCACGGGCGCTGGCGTTCGGTCGGTAGTCCAACTCGTCGATGACCGACTGGATCCGTTGCCGGGTCGCCTCCGACACGCTGCGTTTTCCGCTGAGCACGTAGGAAACGGTGCTGCGGGACACCCCCGCCCGGCGAGCGATCTCCCCGATGTTCATCAATCGCCCTCGAATCGATTTTTGCCCCGACACGGGGACGCACCTTGCTCGGCTGACCAGCATATCCGTCCTCAGGCTCATCGATCGACGACCAACGCGTGGCAACTAGCGCTAATCGATGGACGGCTATTAATGTCACAGGTATGACGTGTGACGTCAATTCCACCGCAGCACCCACCCCCACCACGCACGGGAAAAGGATCCGATGAATCTGAAGAGAAGGTTGGGTCGCCTGACGGCAGCCGCGGGGACCGTGCTGGCCCTCGTCGTCGGCGCCGGCGTCTATGTGGTCTCCGATGCGCCGGGCGTCGCCCGCGCCGCCGGCACGGGCCCCTGTGACATCTACGCCTCCGGCGGCACGCCGTGCGTGGCCGCGCACAGCACCACCCGCGCCCTGTACGGCGCGTACAACGGCCCGCTCTATCAGGTCCGCCGCTCGTCGGACAACACCACCCGCGACGTCGGCGTGCTGAGCGAGGGTGGCTACGCCAACGCCGCCACCCAGGACACGTTCTGCGCCAACACCAACTGCGTCATCACTGTCATCTACGACCAGTCCGGCCGCAACAACCGCCTCACCCAGGCGCCCCCCGGCTACTTCGTCGGCCCCGCTCCCGGCGGATGGGACAACCTCGCCGACGCGAAGGCGGCGCCGGTCACCGTCGGCGGCCAGAAGGCGTACGGCGTCTACATCGCCCCCGGCACCGGCTACCGCAACAACAACACAAACGGTGTCGCGACCGGCGACCAGCCCGAAGGCATCTACGCGGTCGTCGACGGCACGCACTACAACCAGTGGTGCTGCTTCGACTACGGCAACGCGCAGACCAACAACCTCGCCGACGAACGCGCCATCATGGAGACCGTCTACTTCGGTGCCAACAAGCAGTGGGGCTACGGGGCGGGGGCCGGCCCCTGGATCATGGCCGACCTGGAGTGGGGGCTCTTCTCCGGGGTGAACGCGGGCTACAACAACATCGCGTCCATCAACCACCGGTTCGTCACGGCCATGGTCAAGGGCGAGCCGAACCACTGGGCGATCCGCGGCGGAAACGCCCAGTCGGGCAGCCTGACCACCTACTTCGACGGGCCTCGCCCCAACGGCTACCACCCGATGAAGAAGGAGGGCGCCATCCTGCTCGGCATCGGCGGTGACAACAGCATCACCGGCCGCGGCACCTTCTTCGAGGGCGTACTGACCTCCGGCTACCCGACGGCGGCCACCGAGAACGCCGTCCAGGCCAACATCAACGCCGCCGCCTACGCGCCGGTCGGCGGCGGCAACCCGCAGCAGAACGTCCAGGTCGTCGGGGCCCAGTCCAACCGCTGCGTCGACGTGCCGAACGGCACCACCACCAACGGCACGCAGGTCCAACTCTGGGACTGCACCGGCAACACCGCGCAACGCTGGACCTACACCGCCGGCAAACAACTCCAGGTGTACGGCAACAAATGCCTCGACGCCTCCGGTCAAGGCACCGCCAACGGCACCCAGGCCATCATCTGGGACTGCCACAGCGGCACCAACCAACAGTGGAACCTCAACTCCAACGGCACCGTGACCGGCGTCCAGTCCGGGCTCTGCCTCGACGCCAACGCCGCCGGCACCGCGAACGGCACCAAGCTCATCCTCTGGGCCTGCAACGGCGGCGCCAACCAGCGCTGGGCCACCCGCAGCTGACCCACTGTCGGTCGTGCCGCCCCCGCGAGCTTCCCGGGGGCGGCACGACCAGCTAACTCTCGCACCGGTGACGGCCCCGCCGCGCCAACGCGTGACAGCGTTGCTATATATATCGTGGTGCGATATATATAGTGCATGGATATCAGTGAGCAGACGTTCCTGATCCTCTCCGCCCTCGCCGACCAACCCCGGCACGGCTACGCCGTGGTGACGGAGGTCGACAAGATGACGGACGGCCGGATCCGGTTACGCGCGGGCACCCTCTACGGGGCCCTCGACCGCCTCGTCACCCAGGGGCTCATCGCCCCCGACCACGACGAGGTGGAGAAGGGCCGGCTGCGCCGTTTCTACAAACTGACCGACGCGGGGGCAGACGCCATCCGCGCGGAGAGCCGGCGGATGGCCGCCGCGGTCCGGCTCGCCGAGGAGCGCCTAAGCAAGCGTGCCGCCCGCAACGCCCCGCGTCTCGGGACCATCGGATGAGCCCGGACATGAGCCCTCTGGAGCGACGATACCGACGGCTGCTGCGGCTGCTGCCAGCCACGCACCGCACCGCCCGCGGCGAGGAACTGCTCGGACTGCTGCTGGACCTCGACGACGGCCGTCGACACCCGAGCCGGCACGAGACACTGAACATCATCGCCCTGGCGATCCGGCTGCGACTCACCACGCCCGTCACCACCGCGGCCCTCACCACCGCGCTCAGTGCCCTGCTCGTCGCCGCCGGGACCCAGCCCGCCGGTCAGACCCTGGACCTGTTCACCGGCGCCGTCCTCGCCACCGACATGCCGGCCATCATCGCCAGCTGGCCGCAGATAGCAGCTCTCGGCCTGTTGCCCCTCGCACCGCTGATCGCCTGGCTGTGCGGCGCGACCCGGACCGCCCTCACCCTGCAAGCGATCTTCCTGACGGTCACCGTAGGTTGGTTCGTCATCGAGGTGCTCAACGGTGCCGGCATGGGAATCGATCCCGGCCACCAACTCTTCTCGTACGCCGCACCGGTCTCGATCCTCGTCCTGCTCGCGATCGCCGCCCGCGAGCGGTGGACCCTTCCCCGGCCGCGCCTGTTCTGGTGGGCCCTCGTCCCGCTCGGGATCCTCGCCTGGAAAGGCACCGGAGAATGGGGACGCCACGGCGTCTACGTTCCCGAGGCCGTGCCGACGGTCATCGGGATCCTCGCCGCCGGCACCGTCGCTTTCGGAGCCGCCTTCGCGGTCCGCCGCCACCGGCCCGCCGTCGTCATCGGCGTCGGACTCACCGGCTTTCTCGCCGGCTGGCTCATCCCCGACCCGCTGCTCTCCAACACGGCGATGCGGCACTTCGACGGTCAGCCGCTACCACTGGCGATCCTCATCGCGGCGGCCGCTGTCACCATGACCGGCATCGGTCACCTCGCCCGTCGGCGCAACCCGAAAAGTGGTCGCTATCAACCCATGAACCCATGACGCGCTGAACACCAGCTCTGGTCAGACGAGTGGCGGCCGGGCCAGGTAGGTTTCGGGACTGGGCGAACAGCGCGGGGGTCCCATGGTCAGGGGTTGGCACGGCTGGTTCGGTACGTTCAACGGCGTCGTCCTCATCACGATGGTCGTCCTGCCGTTGGCAGCGCTGGCGGTGTGGCTCCTGGCACGCCGCCGACGTGCCGCCGGCAGCACGTCGGCGTGGCGGACGTCGCTGGCCGACGTCGGCATCGTCTACGGCACCGTGCCGTGGGTATGGATGATCATGTTGCCGGGCGACCAGGCCGGCGTCGTCTCCGGTCGGGTAACAGTGGTACCACTGCGCGACCTGCTCACGATCGTCTCCGACGGGGGTCCGGTGACGGCGACGTTCCAGGTCGTCGGCAACCTGCTGGTCTTCGCGGCCCTGGGGTTCTTCGCCCCGCTGCGGTTCCCGGCGCTGGCATCGGTGCCGCGGATCCTGGCCCTCGCGGCCGGTTGCTCGGTCCTGGTCGAGACCGCCCAGTACGTGCTGCGGCTGGACCGGGTGTCGTCAGTGGACGACGTTCTGCTCAACGCCGCCGGCGCCGGGCTCGCCGCGCTGGCGTCCCGCCGCTGGTGGCGCGCCACCCCCGACACGTCCACGGATCGCCGACCTCAACCGGCCTCGGCGGCGGGACGCTGAGCATCGCTGTGAACTACCAACAGAGCTGATCACCGGTCAGGTCGGTGGCTTCGCCAGCCGCTCCGGGCGGGTCCGGGTCCACGTGGCCCAGCCCCGCTTGCGCATCAGGTCCAGCAACCGCTGCGCTCGCGGGTCGGCCTCGACGGCAAGCGCGTCCAGAAGGTCGAATGGGACATCGTCCGGTGCCGTCTCGCCGCGGTTGCTCTTGCTGGAGCTGGAGGTGTACGCCTGCTCGACAAGGTCGGCCAGGATGTCCGCGAGTTCCTCCAGACGCGGATCGTCGTCCGCGTCGCCGTCGAGGATCTCCGATCCGAGCAGATAGAGCCGGACGAGTTGGGGGTCGGCGAGCTGCGCGTGTTTCGCGCGCATGATCTCGTGGATGCGTTCGGGCCAGCGCGCCACAACCAGGATCCACCCGTCCCGCTCACCCTCCACCACCCGCTCCGACACCCCGATCTGCCGAAGCCGATCGAGGTAGGAGGTCACCTCCGGTGGGAGCGTCAGACTGTCTCCGGCAGCGAGCTGCGCGATCTGCTTGCGGCTCGCCTCCAGACGTTCGATCTCGTCGCACAGATGGCTGTCGATTCGCTGTACCGCCTCGGCGAAGTCTGCTGCGTCGGCTTCGAGCAGTTCACCGATCTGGGACAGCGGCACGCCCGCGTTGGCGAGGGTGCGGATCCTGATGAGGGACACGACGGTCGCGGCGCCGTACCGCCGGTAGCCCGAGGCGTCCCGCTCGGGCTCCGGCAGCAGGCCGATCTGGTGGTAGTGCCGCACTGCCCGCACCGTCACGCCGGTGTACGACGCGAGTTGACTGATCGTCAGCATGCCCTGATCCTGCCCGTACCTTGCCCAGCCTGGGTCGACACCGGGTCAGGAGATCTTGCGGCGGTAGGTCAGGTTGGCGAACAGGTAGGCCACCACGAGGATGCCGACGCACCAGGCCAGGGCGGTCCAGATGCCCGCACCGACCGGCTTCTGCGCGAAGAGGTCTCGGATCGCGTTGACGATGGCGGTCACCGGCTGGTGCTCGGCGAAGGCGCGGACCGGGCCGGGCATCGACGCGGTGGGCACGAAGGCCGAGCTGACGAACGGCAGGAAGACCAGGGGGTACGAGAAGGCGCTCGCGCCGTCCACGGACTGCGCGGTGAGGCCGGGGATTATGGCGATCCAGGTCAGCGCCAGGGTGAACAACACCAGGATGCCGGCGACGGCGAGCCAGCCCAGCAGGCTCGTGCCGGTGCGGAAGCCCATGAGCAGGGCGACGAGGACGACGACCACCAGCGAGATCAGGTTGGCGACGAGCGAGGTCAGCACGTGCGCCCAGAGCACCGCGGATCGTGCGATCGGCATGGACTGGAACCGTTCGAAGATGCCGCCCTGCATGTCGAGGAAGAGCCGGAAGGCGGTGTACGAGATGCCCGAGGCGATCGTGATGAGCAGGATGCCGGGGAGCAGATAGTTCACGTACGAGTCGGTGCCGGTCTCGATCGCGCCGCCGAAGACGTAGACGAAGAGCAGCATGAAGGCGATCGGCATGACCGCGGTCGTGATGATGGTGTCCGGGCTGCGGGCGATGTGGCGCAGCGAGCGTCCCAAGAGGACTGTGGTGTCACCGAGGAAGTGCTTGTTCATCGTTGTTCCTCGGTCTTGGCGCCGACGAGGGTGAGGAAGACGTCCTCGAGGGTGGGCTGCTTCTCGACGTACTCGACCTCGGCGGGTGGCAGGAGCTGCTTGAGCTCGCTCAGGGTGCCGTTCACGATGATCCGTCCCTCGTGCAGGATCGCGATCCGGTCGGCGAGCTGTTCCGCCTCGTCGAGGTACTGGGTGGTGAGCAGCACTGTCGTGCCGCCGTTGGCGAGTTCCTTGATGGCCTGCCACACCTCGATGCGCGCCTCCGGGTCCAGCCCGGTCGTCGGCTCGTCGAGGAAGATGACCGGCGGGTTCCCGATCAGGCTCATCGCGATGTCGAGGCGGCGGCGCATACCGCCGGAGTACGTCCGCACCCTCCGGGTGCCCGCCTCGGTCAGCGAGAAGCGCCTCAGCAGGTCGTCGGCGATCGCACCGGGCTCCTTGAGGTGCCGCAGCCGGGCAACCAGGGTCAGGTTCTCCCGCCCGGTGAGGATCTCGTCGACCGCCGCGAACTGCCCGGTGAGACTGATCGACTGCCGTACGTCGGCGGCCCGGGTCGCCACGTCGAAGCCGGCGACTCGGGCCGTGCCGCCGTCGGCCCGCAGGAGCGTGGCCAGGATCCTCACCACTGTGGTCTTGCCGGCCCCGTTCGAGCCGAGCAGGGCGAAGATGCTGCCCCGCGCCACGTCGATTTCGACGCCGCGCAGCACCTTCAACTGCTTGAACGACTTCTCCAGGCCGCGCACGTGGATCGCGGGTTGCTCGGTCTGAGCTGTTGCTCGCGAATTGCTCATGGCGGCAGCATGGAGGGTTGACGCAGCGTCAGGGTCAAGTCCGCCGACCCGGAGACGGGCGAGCGACCCCGATTCTTAACTCCGATGTCACCGCCCGATCCCACGGGTGACGTGTCGCTGTCCGTCCGCAGGGGTTGGCTGCCAGTCGTCGCACTACGTCCTGACCAGGAGCTGATCCACGTGCCTTCCTCTCGTCGTACCTTCCTCGCCAGCGGCGCCGCCGCCGGCGTCGGCCTTGCGGTCGCGGGCGGCCTGCCGTCCCTGGCCCAGGCCAGCCCGGCTCGACCGCACCCGCCGGTGAAGCCCGGTAGCGTGCCCTTCCCGCCGCTCGTGGACGACCCCAAGGGAGTCCTGGCCCTGCCCAAGGGCTTCAGCTACAAGGTGGTCACCCGGACCGGCGTCACCCGGCTCGACCGCGGCCAGGGCACGACCCCGTCGGACCACGACGGCATGGCCGTTTACGACGCCGGCCACGGCCGGTACACCCTGATCCAGAACCACGAGATCGACCCGGGCGCCGAGTTCGGCGTGCCGCACGTCAAGGGCACTGTCTACGACGCGGGCGCCGTCGACGCCGGCGGTTGCACCGTGATCAAGACCGACCTCGCGGGCCGTAACCTGGGCGAGTTCGTGGCGCTCTCCGGCACCATCTCCAACTGCGCCGGCGGGCCGACCCCCTGGGGCACCTGGCTCACCTGCGAGGAGACCGAGGACCGGGCCGGCGACACGTGGGAAGAGGGCGACCGGTCCGGCGTCTACCAGAAGGACCACGGCTACGTCTTCGAGGTGTGGGCCGACGGCAGCGCGGACCCGAAGCCGATCAAGTGCCTGGGCCGCTACTCCCACGAGGCCCTGGCCGTCGACAAGGACCGCACCCGGATCTACCTCTCCGAGGACGCCGACGCGCCCAACGGCCTCTTCTACCGCTGGACGGCGCCGCACGGCGTCAAGCTGGGCCCGGGCGTGCTCACCCGCCTCGCACCGAACGCCGGCGTCCTCGCCGCGATGCAGATCATCATGGATGACGGTTCGGTGCTGCCGGACGTCGCGTACCTGACCTCCGCCCAGTTGGGCCGCCCCTTCCCGGTCCGCTGGATCGAGGTGCCGGACCGCGACGCGCGCACCAAGTCGGTGCGCGAGCAGTTCGCCGACGGCCAGGTCACCCGCGGGCGCAAGTTCGAGGGCGTGTGGGCCAC belongs to Micromonospora ureilytica and includes:
- a CDS encoding LacI family DNA-binding transcriptional regulator gives rise to the protein MNIGEIARRAGVSRSTVSYVLSGKRSVSEATRQRIQSVIDELDYRPNASARALKEGRTRTLGLVIPPASQRLTDMQLGFVASVVEAAARHDLDVLLSPSGGDHDRSFERIVTGRRVDGVVLMEIRLADDRVTRLTKAGLPFVTIGRTAEPHGMSWIDIDYAGLIARCVQHLADLGHRHVALVNRSAELVAAGYGPSHRALAGFRTAALERGLTGVEVSSADDTASGEACMEQLLATHPEVTAVATINEAALPGMQRALTGAGLSVPRDFSVTGVAAQHWAEDFRPPLTAADVPMVEMGAEAVSLLLEIIAAPGAVPRHRLYSPPISLRSSTGPVRAR
- a CDS encoding arabinofuranosidase catalytic domain-containing protein, with the protein product MNLKRRLGRLTAAAGTVLALVVGAGVYVVSDAPGVARAAGTGPCDIYASGGTPCVAAHSTTRALYGAYNGPLYQVRRSSDNTTRDVGVLSEGGYANAATQDTFCANTNCVITVIYDQSGRNNRLTQAPPGYFVGPAPGGWDNLADAKAAPVTVGGQKAYGVYIAPGTGYRNNNTNGVATGDQPEGIYAVVDGTHYNQWCCFDYGNAQTNNLADERAIMETVYFGANKQWGYGAGAGPWIMADLEWGLFSGVNAGYNNIASINHRFVTAMVKGEPNHWAIRGGNAQSGSLTTYFDGPRPNGYHPMKKEGAILLGIGGDNSITGRGTFFEGVLTSGYPTAATENAVQANINAAAYAPVGGGNPQQNVQVVGAQSNRCVDVPNGTTTNGTQVQLWDCTGNTAQRWTYTAGKQLQVYGNKCLDASGQGTANGTQAIIWDCHSGTNQQWNLNSNGTVTGVQSGLCLDANAAGTANGTKLILWACNGGANQRWATRS
- a CDS encoding PadR family transcriptional regulator, which gives rise to MDISEQTFLILSALADQPRHGYAVVTEVDKMTDGRIRLRAGTLYGALDRLVTQGLIAPDHDEVEKGRLRRFYKLTDAGADAIRAESRRMAAAVRLAEERLSKRAARNAPRLGTIG
- a CDS encoding VanZ family protein, which codes for MVRGWHGWFGTFNGVVLITMVVLPLAALAVWLLARRRRAAGSTSAWRTSLADVGIVYGTVPWVWMIMLPGDQAGVVSGRVTVVPLRDLLTIVSDGGPVTATFQVVGNLLVFAALGFFAPLRFPALASVPRILALAAGCSVLVETAQYVLRLDRVSSVDDVLLNAAGAGLAALASRRWWRATPDTSTDRRPQPASAAGR
- a CDS encoding helix-turn-helix domain-containing protein; amino-acid sequence: MLTISQLASYTGVTVRAVRHYHQIGLLPEPERDASGYRRYGAATVVSLIRIRTLANAGVPLSQIGELLEADAADFAEAVQRIDSHLCDEIERLEASRKQIAQLAAGDSLTLPPEVTSYLDRLRQIGVSERVVEGERDGWILVVARWPERIHEIMRAKHAQLADPQLVRLYLLGSEILDGDADDDPRLEELADILADLVEQAYTSSSSKSNRGETAPDDVPFDLLDALAVEADPRAQRLLDLMRKRGWATWTRTRPERLAKPPT
- a CDS encoding ABC transporter permease, which codes for MNKHFLGDTTVLLGRSLRHIARSPDTIITTAVMPIAFMLLFVYVFGGAIETGTDSYVNYLLPGILLITIASGISYTAFRLFLDMQGGIFERFQSMPIARSAVLWAHVLTSLVANLISLVVVVLVALLMGFRTGTSLLGWLAVAGILVLFTLALTWIAIIPGLTAQSVDGASAFSYPLVFLPFVSSAFVPTASMPGPVRAFAEHQPVTAIVNAIRDLFAQKPVGAGIWTALAWCVGILVVAYLFANLTYRRKIS
- a CDS encoding ABC transporter ATP-binding protein, which encodes MSNSRATAQTEQPAIHVRGLEKSFKQLKVLRGVEIDVARGSIFALLGSNGAGKTTVVRILATLLRADGGTARVAGFDVATRAADVRQSISLTGQFAAVDEILTGRENLTLVARLRHLKEPGAIADDLLRRFSLTEAGTRRVRTYSGGMRRRLDIAMSLIGNPPVIFLDEPTTGLDPEARIEVWQAIKELANGGTTVLLTTQYLDEAEQLADRIAILHEGRIIVNGTLSELKQLLPPAEVEYVEKQPTLEDVFLTLVGAKTEEQR
- a CDS encoding alkaline phosphatase PhoX, whose amino-acid sequence is MPSSRRTFLASGAAAGVGLAVAGGLPSLAQASPARPHPPVKPGSVPFPPLVDDPKGVLALPKGFSYKVVTRTGVTRLDRGQGTTPSDHDGMAVYDAGHGRYTLIQNHEIDPGAEFGVPHVKGTVYDAGAVDAGGCTVIKTDLAGRNLGEFVALSGTISNCAGGPTPWGTWLTCEETEDRAGDTWEEGDRSGVYQKDHGYVFEVWADGSADPKPIKCLGRYSHEALAVDKDRTRIYLSEDADAPNGLFYRWTAPHGVKLGPGVLTRLAPNAGVLAAMQIIMDDGSVLPDVAYLTSAQLGRPFPVRWIEVPDRDARTKSVREQFADGQVTRGRKFEGVWATDEGVYVVNSYAWDEGDLPADAAPHDGMVWFYNYRNQTIQLVTYFPHQTASEEGTAVKYTDLTFDGPDNVTVTPWGSLVLAEDGTGASHVLSTVPGGPTYAIARNQLNDSEFCGPTFSADGKVLFVNMQDPGLTLAITGPWEKYLG